A window of Oncorhynchus nerka isolate Pitt River linkage group LG4, Oner_Uvic_2.0, whole genome shotgun sequence contains these coding sequences:
- the ptges gene encoding prostaglandin E synthase, with the protein MLENEAFSCFVFYSVLLVIKMYIIAIITGQVRLRKKAFANPEDAQRHGGVQYYREDPDVERCRRAHRNDMENIFPFLFLGAVYSLIGPSLAVARAHFLVFFLFRMLHTVAYLCVLRAPTRSLAYVVAQVPCVSMAVQVLAAVASSW; encoded by the exons ATGTTGGAGAACGAGGCTTTTTCCTGTTTTGTTTTCTATAGTGTTCTCCTGGTCATCAAGATGTACATCATAGCAATCATCACTGGACAAGTCAGGCTTCGTAAAAAG GCTTTCGCTAACCCAGAGGATGCGCAGAGACACGGCGGCGTCCAGTACTACAGAGAGGATCCGGACGTAGAACGGTGCCGAAG AGCTCACCGTAACGACATGGAGAATATCTTCCCTTTCCTGTTCCTGGGGGCTGTGTACTCCCTGATTGGCCCGTCGCTTGCCGTGGCCCGCGCTCACTTCCTGGTCTTCTTCCTGTTCCGCATGCTCCATACAGTGGCCTACCTGTGTGTCCTGCGGGCACCCACACGCTCCCTGGCCTATGTCGTCGCCCAAGTGCCCTGCGTCTCCATGGCAGTGCAGGTCCTCGCGGCGGTGGCCTCCTCGTGGTAG